In the genome of Pseudomonas sp. LBUM920, one region contains:
- a CDS encoding class II aldolase/adducin family protein, with translation MSSVTSLSSVSSNVRQRVSPEEWEVRVKLAAAYRLAALYKWTDHIYTHFSARVPGPDEHFLINAFGLLFDEISASNLVKVDLDGTIVDDPTGLGINYAGYVIHSAIHGARHDLQAVLHTHTRDGIAVSAQKDGLLPISQHSIAFSGRIAYHGYEGVALDLDERERLVADLGDKSVMILRNHGLLTAGVSVEHAFQQLQGLERACNIQVAAQAGGNAQLIFPPAEVVAKVEEQAKVFSNGAGPGVARHWNALVRQLERTDTEYKN, from the coding sequence ATGAGCAGCGTCACCTCTCTATCCAGCGTTTCCAGCAACGTCCGCCAGCGCGTATCGCCCGAAGAGTGGGAGGTGCGCGTCAAACTGGCCGCGGCCTATCGGCTGGCGGCGTTGTACAAGTGGACCGATCACATCTACACGCACTTCTCGGCCCGCGTGCCGGGTCCGGATGAGCATTTCCTGATCAATGCCTTTGGCTTGTTGTTCGATGAAATCAGCGCGTCCAACCTCGTCAAGGTTGACCTTGACGGCACGATTGTCGACGACCCTACGGGCCTGGGCATCAATTACGCAGGTTATGTGATTCACAGCGCCATCCACGGCGCGCGGCATGACCTGCAAGCGGTGCTGCACACGCATACCCGTGACGGTATTGCGGTGTCGGCGCAGAAGGACGGGCTGTTGCCGATTTCCCAGCACTCTATCGCGTTCTCCGGGCGTATCGCGTACCACGGCTATGAAGGCGTGGCGCTGGACCTGGACGAGCGTGAGCGGTTGGTGGCGGACCTGGGGGACAAGAGTGTGATGATTTTGCGTAACCATGGGTTGTTGACGGCGGGGGTGAGCGTTGAGCATGCGTTTCAGCAGCTGCAGGGGCTGGAGCGTGCGTGCAATATCCAGGTGGCGGCGCAGGCGGGCGGGAATGCGCAGTTGATCTTTCCGCCGGCGGAGGTGGTGGCCAAGGTTGAAGAGCAGGCCAAGGTGTTCAGCAACGGGGCCGGGCCGGGTGTGGCGCGGCATTGGAATGCGTTGGTTCGGCAGTTGGAGCGTACTGATACCGAGTATAAAAACTGA
- a CDS encoding isopenicillin N synthase family oxygenase, giving the protein MLQSITTLPLLDLSQLDGTPEQRGDFLDALRSAARQIGFFYLTGHGIDPALLAQVQQQARAFFALPEADKLAVGMLNSAHFRGYNRAASEITRGQPDLREQFDVGAEREPLSGAEHPAAWARLQGPNQWPVALPELKPLVLAWQQAMTHMSLRLLRAFAQALSLPEHAFDALYGDQPNEHIKLIRYPGRHAQQSRQGVGAHKDSGFLSFLLQDEQAGLQVEVEEGRWIDASPRPATLVVNIGELLELASNGYLRATVHRVVSPPLGSERLSLAFFLGAQLDAVVPVYDLAPELLRDAHGPTSDPRNPLLRDVGWNYLKGRLRSHPDVAQRFYADATLPHALSA; this is encoded by the coding sequence ATGCTGCAATCAATCACCACCTTGCCGCTGCTGGATCTGTCGCAGCTTGACGGCACGCCTGAGCAACGCGGCGACTTTCTCGATGCATTGCGCTCTGCTGCGCGGCAGATCGGTTTTTTCTACCTGACCGGTCACGGCATCGATCCGGCGCTGCTGGCTCAGGTGCAGCAGCAGGCGCGCGCATTTTTTGCCTTGCCCGAGGCCGACAAACTGGCGGTCGGCATGCTCAACTCCGCGCACTTTCGCGGCTACAACCGCGCCGCGTCGGAGATCACTCGCGGCCAGCCAGACCTGCGCGAACAGTTTGACGTCGGCGCCGAACGCGAGCCGTTGAGTGGGGCTGAGCACCCGGCCGCGTGGGCCCGTCTGCAAGGCCCGAACCAATGGCCTGTGGCCTTACCCGAACTCAAGCCCTTGGTGCTGGCCTGGCAGCAGGCAATGACGCACATGTCGTTGCGCTTGCTACGCGCCTTCGCCCAGGCGCTGTCGCTGCCCGAGCACGCGTTTGACGCACTGTACGGCGACCAACCCAACGAACACATCAAGCTGATTCGCTACCCCGGCCGCCACGCGCAACAAAGCCGCCAGGGCGTGGGCGCGCACAAGGACTCCGGCTTTTTGAGCTTCTTGCTGCAGGACGAGCAGGCCGGTTTGCAGGTGGAAGTGGAGGAGGGCCGTTGGATTGATGCGTCGCCACGCCCCGCAACCTTGGTGGTGAATATCGGCGAACTGCTTGAGCTGGCCAGCAACGGGTACTTGCGCGCCACCGTACACCGCGTGGTGTCGCCGCCGCTCGGTAGCGAGCGCCTGTCCCTGGCGTTCTTCCTCGGCGCGCAGCTGGATGCGGTGGTGCCGGTGTATGACCTGGCCCCCGAACTGCTGCGTGATGCCCACGGCCCCACCAGTGACCCGCGCAACCCGTTGCTGCGCGATGTCGGCTGGAACTACCTCAAGGGCCGCCTGCGCTCGCACCCGGATGTCGCCCAACGTTTTTACGCCGACGCCACACTTCCCCACGCACTGTCCGCCTGA
- a CDS encoding LLM class flavin-dependent oxidoreductase yields the protein MSIEFIGYIGGHHASEIHPRSGPTLQPDYVETVARAHEEAGFDRALVAFHSSSPDSTLIAAHAASVTQKLQFLIAHRPGFAQPTLAARQFSTLDVFNGGRTAVHIITGGDERELRADGSHIGKDERYARTDEYLSVVRQEWTSEQPFDFAGTYYQVEGAHSTVKSPQQPHIPLYFGGSSAAAIAVAGKHADVYALWGETYEQVREVVTQVRAEAAKHGRTIRFSLSLRPILAETEELAWARAETILQQATALAEKNGFVRREPPNEGSRRLLAAAAQGSRLDKRLWTAVAGLLGAQGNSTSLVGTAEQVAEALLDYYDLGITTFLIRGFDPLNDAIDYGKRLIPLTRQLVAEREQARQVA from the coding sequence ATGAGCATTGAATTCATCGGCTATATCGGCGGCCATCACGCCTCTGAGATCCACCCGCGCAGCGGCCCGACCCTGCAACCGGACTACGTCGAAACCGTGGCCCGCGCCCACGAAGAGGCGGGCTTCGACCGCGCCTTGGTGGCCTTCCATTCCAGCAGCCCGGACAGCACGTTGATCGCCGCGCATGCCGCCAGCGTGACCCAAAAGCTGCAGTTTCTAATCGCCCACCGCCCAGGCTTTGCTCAGCCCACGCTGGCTGCGCGCCAGTTCAGCACCCTGGATGTTTTCAACGGCGGGCGCACCGCCGTGCACATCATCACCGGCGGCGATGAACGCGAACTGCGCGCCGATGGCAGCCACATCGGCAAGGACGAACGCTACGCACGCACCGACGAGTACCTCAGCGTAGTGCGCCAGGAATGGACCAGCGAGCAGCCCTTCGATTTCGCGGGTACGTACTACCAGGTGGAAGGCGCGCACTCGACGGTGAAGTCACCGCAGCAGCCGCACATTCCGCTGTATTTCGGTGGCTCCTCCGCGGCAGCGATTGCGGTGGCGGGCAAACATGCCGATGTGTATGCGCTGTGGGGTGAAACCTATGAGCAAGTGCGAGAAGTAGTGACTCAGGTGCGTGCCGAAGCGGCCAAGCATGGGCGCACGATCCGCTTCAGTTTGTCGTTGCGCCCGATCCTTGCCGAGACCGAGGAACTGGCGTGGGCGCGCGCCGAGACGATCTTGCAACAGGCCACGGCGCTGGCTGAGAAGAACGGATTCGTGCGACGGGAACCGCCGAACGAAGGCTCACGCCGGTTGCTGGCAGCCGCGGCGCAAGGCTCGCGGCTGGATAAGCGGTTGTGGACCGCAGTTGCCGGGCTGCTCGGCGCCCAAGGCAACTCCACCTCACTGGTGGGCACCGCCGAACAAGTCGCTGAAGCCCTGTTGGATTACTACGATTTGGGGATTACCACCTTCCTGATTCGCGGCTTCGATCCGCTCAATGATGCAATTGATTACGGCAAGCGCTTGATCCCACTCACCCGCCAATTGGTCGCAGAGCGCGAGCAGGCCCGGCAGGTCGCGTAA
- a CDS encoding cysteine dioxygenase, whose protein sequence is MTQARHPERLRAFIGALAELIDGNPREGDLLHRGGKLLAQLVSHDDWLPDEYAQPDPARYQQFLLHADSRQRFSIVSFVWGPGQSTPIHDHRVWGLIGMLRGSEFSQGFERAPDGRLVAEGKPIQLVPGQVEAVSPKVGDIHQVSNAHSDQVSISIHVYGANIGAVRRAVYQPDGSEKLFISGYSNAYLPNIWDLSKEKSPAL, encoded by the coding sequence ATGACCCAGGCCCGACACCCCGAGAGACTCAGAGCCTTTATAGGCGCCCTGGCGGAATTGATCGACGGCAATCCACGCGAAGGCGACCTGCTGCACCGTGGCGGCAAGCTCTTGGCGCAACTGGTCAGCCACGATGACTGGCTGCCCGACGAATACGCCCAACCCGACCCCGCGCGTTACCAGCAATTTCTGCTGCATGCCGATTCGCGCCAGCGCTTCAGCATCGTCAGCTTTGTGTGGGGGCCGGGGCAAAGCACGCCGATTCATGACCACCGCGTGTGGGGCTTGATCGGCATGCTGCGCGGTTCGGAATTTTCCCAGGGCTTTGAACGCGCACCCGACGGCCGCCTCGTTGCCGAGGGCAAGCCGATTCAGTTGGTGCCGGGTCAGGTCGAGGCCGTGTCGCCCAAGGTCGGCGATATCCATCAGGTCAGCAATGCCCACAGCGACCAGGTGTCGATCAGCATTCATGTATACGGTGCCAATATCGGTGCGGTACGCCGCGCGGTGTATCAGCCCGACGGCAGCGAGAAACTGTTTATCTCCGGTTATTCCAACGCCTACCTCCCGAACATCTGGGATTTGTCCAAAGAAAAGAGCCCTGCCCTATGA
- a CDS encoding methionine ABC transporter permease, with protein MKTDWNEIVQLLLNATGETLYMVLLAGLFTLLIGLPLGVVLFVSRRGGLLPLPRLNRALGAVINLGRSLPFVVMLIALIPLTRLIVGTTLGSTAAVVPITIGAFPFFARIVETALDEVDKGRIEAIVAMGGDVRHVILKVLLPEALPALVAGVTLTLVMLIGFSSMAGVIGGGGLGDLAIRYGYQRFNNQIMVVTVIVLVVLVQGVQSLGDRCVSSLAHRR; from the coding sequence ATGAAAACCGACTGGAACGAGATTGTTCAACTGCTGCTCAACGCCACCGGCGAAACCCTGTACATGGTGCTGCTGGCGGGCCTGTTCACGCTGTTGATCGGCTTGCCGCTGGGCGTGGTGCTGTTTGTCAGCCGACGCGGCGGTTTGCTGCCCTTGCCACGGCTCAACCGGGCGTTGGGCGCCGTGATCAACCTGGGGCGGTCATTGCCGTTTGTGGTGATGCTGATCGCGTTGATCCCGCTGACGCGCCTGATCGTCGGCACCACATTGGGCAGTACGGCGGCCGTGGTGCCGATCACGATTGGCGCTTTTCCATTTTTTGCGCGCATCGTCGAGACCGCCCTGGATGAAGTGGACAAGGGGCGCATAGAAGCCATCGTCGCCATGGGCGGTGACGTGCGCCATGTGATCCTCAAAGTGCTGCTGCCGGAAGCCTTGCCCGCGCTGGTGGCCGGCGTCACGCTGACGCTGGTGATGCTGATCGGCTTTTCCTCCATGGCTGGCGTGATCGGTGGCGGCGGGCTGGGCGACCTGGCGATTCGTTATGGTTATCAGCGTTTCAACAACCAGATCATGGTGGTCACGGTCATCGTGCTGGTGGTGTTGGTGCAGGGCGTGCAAAGCCTGGGGGATCGCTGTGTGAGTTCGCTGGCGCACCGCCGATAA
- a CDS encoding response regulator: MDHVDHILIVDDDREIRELVGNYLKKNGMRTTVVADGRQMRSFLDTTPVDLIVLDIMMPGDDGLQLCRELRVGKHKATPVLMLTARNDETDRIIGLEMGADDYLVKPFSARELLARINAVLRRTRMLPPNLVVSETGRLIRFGRWRLDTTARHLLDEDDTLVALSGAEYRLLRVFLDHPQRVLNRDQLLNLTQGRDADLFDRSIDLLVSRLRQRLLDDAREPAYIKTVRSEGYVFSLAVEILGATQ, translated from the coding sequence ATGGACCATGTCGACCATATCCTGATCGTCGATGACGACCGCGAGATCCGCGAACTGGTGGGCAATTACCTGAAGAAAAACGGCATGCGCACCACGGTTGTCGCCGATGGCCGTCAGATGCGCAGCTTCCTCGACACCACCCCGGTTGACCTGATCGTGCTGGACATCATGATGCCCGGCGACGACGGTTTGCAGCTGTGCCGCGAGCTGCGGGTGGGCAAGCACAAAGCCACGCCGGTGCTGATGCTCACCGCGCGCAACGATGAAACCGACCGCATCATCGGGCTGGAAATGGGCGCCGACGATTACCTGGTCAAACCCTTTTCCGCCCGCGAACTGCTGGCACGGATCAACGCCGTGTTGCGCCGCACGCGCATGCTGCCGCCGAACCTGGTGGTGAGTGAAACCGGACGGCTGATCCGCTTCGGGCGCTGGCGCCTGGACACCACCGCCCGCCATTTGCTCGACGAAGACGACACACTGGTGGCCTTGAGCGGCGCCGAATACCGCCTGCTGCGGGTGTTCCTCGATCACCCGCAGCGCGTGCTCAACCGCGACCAACTGCTCAACCTGACCCAGGGTCGTGACGCGGATCTGTTCGACCGCTCCATCGACCTGCTGGTCAGCCGCCTGCGCCAACGCCTGTTGGATGACGCACGTGAACCGGCGTATATCAAGACCGTGCGCAGCGAGGGTTATGTATTTTCCCTGGCGGTGGAAATCCTTGGAGCCACGCAATGA
- a CDS encoding methionine ABC transporter ATP-binding protein, whose protein sequence is MIVVEGVSKTYADGQPAALDNVSLQINDGSIFGIVGRSGAGKSTLLRCLNLLERPTCGRILLDGQDLTQLSDKQLREQRQRIGMIFQGFNLLHSRTVAGNVAVPLEIAQVPKVERAARVAELLALVGLSDKAEAFPSQLSGGQKQRVGIARALAARPAYLLSDEATSALDPQTTASILELLRDINRQFGVTIVLITHELDVVKAICDSAVSLADGRVVESGTLLQLQADPTSRLGRSLAPTLPVVRAV, encoded by the coding sequence ATGATCGTCGTCGAAGGCGTCAGCAAAACCTACGCCGACGGCCAGCCGGCGGCGCTGGATAACGTGTCGTTGCAGATAAACGATGGCTCGATTTTTGGCATCGTCGGCCGCAGCGGGGCGGGTAAAAGTACCTTGTTGCGCTGCCTTAACCTGCTGGAGCGGCCCACCTGCGGGCGCATCCTTTTGGATGGCCAGGACCTGACCCAACTGAGCGACAAGCAACTGCGCGAGCAACGCCAGCGCATCGGCATGATCTTCCAGGGCTTCAACCTGCTGCATTCACGCACGGTGGCGGGCAACGTCGCGGTGCCGCTGGAAATCGCCCAGGTGCCCAAGGTCGAGCGCGCGGCGCGGGTGGCCGAGTTGCTGGCGTTGGTGGGTTTGAGTGACAAGGCTGAGGCGTTTCCTTCGCAGCTTTCCGGTGGGCAGAAACAACGTGTGGGCATTGCCCGGGCATTGGCGGCGCGTCCAGCCTATTTGTTATCGGATGAGGCCACCAGCGCGCTGGACCCGCAAACCACCGCGTCGATTCTTGAGTTGTTGCGCGACATCAATCGGCAGTTCGGCGTGACCATCGTGTTGATCACCCATGAACTCGACGTGGTCAAGGCCATCTGTGACAGCGCAGTGTCGCTGGCCGATGGCCGCGTGGTGGAAAGCGGCACGCTGCTGCAGTTGCAAGCCGACCCGACATCGCGCCTGGGCCGTTCGCTGGCGCCAACCCTGCCCGTGGTGAGGGCCGTATGA
- a CDS encoding rhodanese-related sulfurtransferase, translating into MTTVSNRSFAQIRQALLDREEVALVDVREEAPFAESHPLFAANIPLSKLELEVYARIPRRDTQVTVYDNGEGLAQRAAERLVALGYTQISLLEGGLDGWREAGGELFIDVNVPSKAFGELVESERHTPSLAAEEVQALLDNQADVVVLDARRFDEYQTMSIPTGISVPGAELVLRARELAPDPSTRIIVNCAGRTRSIIGTQSLINSGIANPVSALRNGTIGWTLAGQKLAHGQSRRFAPTREEHRQIAARDARRVADKARVGRATLADLQRWQQEPHRTTYLFDVRTPEEFEAGHLPGARSTPGGQLVQETDHVASVRGARLVLADDDGVRANMSASWLAQLGWEVHVLDDLQTAHFSETGAWVAPVPAPQQAELISPHTLAEWLAHGDTAVLDFTPSVNYVKRHIPGAHWVLRAQLPEALAKVPPAERYVLTCGTSQLARLAVTEVEALTGKPVFLLQGGTTHWIAEQLPLETGETHLASARIDRYRRPYEGTDSPKEAMQAYLDWEFGLVEQLARDGTHGFYVI; encoded by the coding sequence ATGACCACCGTATCGAACCGCAGCTTCGCCCAGATCCGTCAGGCCCTGTTGGACCGTGAAGAAGTCGCCCTGGTCGATGTGCGCGAAGAAGCGCCGTTTGCCGAGTCGCACCCGCTGTTCGCTGCGAATATCCCGCTGTCCAAACTGGAGCTGGAGGTGTACGCGCGCATTCCACGCCGCGATACCCAGGTCACCGTCTACGACAACGGTGAAGGGCTGGCGCAGCGCGCTGCCGAGCGCCTGGTTGCGCTGGGCTACACCCAGATCAGCCTGCTTGAAGGAGGGTTGGACGGTTGGCGCGAGGCCGGTGGTGAGCTGTTTATCGACGTCAATGTGCCGAGCAAGGCGTTTGGCGAGCTGGTCGAGAGCGAGCGCCATACGCCGTCCCTGGCCGCCGAAGAAGTCCAGGCCCTGCTCGACAACCAAGCCGACGTGGTGGTGCTCGACGCGCGCCGCTTCGACGAATACCAGACCATGAGCATCCCCACCGGCATCAGCGTGCCCGGTGCCGAGCTGGTGCTGCGCGCGCGTGAACTGGCGCCGGACCCGTCCACCCGCATCATCGTCAACTGCGCCGGGCGCACGCGCAGCATTATTGGCACTCAATCGCTGATCAACTCTGGCATCGCCAACCCGGTGTCGGCGCTGCGTAACGGCACTATCGGCTGGACCCTGGCCGGCCAAAAACTCGCCCACGGCCAGTCGCGGCGCTTTGCGCCAACCCGCGAAGAACACCGCCAGATCGCTGCCCGGGACGCGCGCCGCGTGGCCGACAAAGCCCGCGTCGGCCGTGCGACTTTGGCTGATCTGCAACGCTGGCAGCAGGAACCGCACCGCACCACGTACCTGTTCGATGTGCGCACCCCGGAAGAATTCGAAGCCGGCCACTTGCCTGGCGCACGCTCTACTCCGGGTGGCCAGCTGGTGCAGGAAACCGATCACGTCGCCAGCGTGCGCGGTGCGCGCCTGGTGCTGGCGGATGACGACGGCGTACGTGCCAACATGTCCGCCTCCTGGCTCGCGCAACTGGGCTGGGAGGTGCATGTGCTCGACGACCTGCAAACGGCGCACTTCAGCGAAACCGGTGCCTGGGTAGCACCCGTGCCCGCGCCGCAGCAAGCCGAGTTGATCAGCCCGCACACCCTGGCGGAGTGGCTCGCCCACGGCGACACGGCGGTGCTGGATTTCACCCCCAGCGTCAATTACGTCAAGCGCCACATTCCCGGTGCTCACTGGGTCTTGCGTGCGCAATTGCCCGAGGCGCTGGCCAAGGTACCGCCCGCCGAGCGTTATGTGCTGACCTGCGGCACCAGCCAACTGGCACGCCTGGCGGTGACCGAAGTCGAAGCGCTGACCGGCAAGCCGGTGTTCCTGCTGCAAGGCGGCACCACGCACTGGATCGCCGAACAACTGCCGCTGGAAACGGGAGAAACGCACCTGGCCTCAGCGCGTATCGACCGCTACCGCCGACCGTACGAAGGCACCGACAGCCCCAAGGAAGCCATGCAGGCCTACCTGGATTGGGAGTTCGGCCTGGTCGAGCAGCTAGCCCGCGACGGCACCCATGGTTTCTATGTGATCTGA
- a CDS encoding ATP-binding protein yields the protein MKWRLGWPRTLASQLSLIFLISLVCAHGLSFSAQFYERYISARTAMLGNLENDVSTSVAILDRLPANERASWLPRIDRQNYHYLLNAGETGEPMSSDDVPMAATSIADALGEQYALTFRTIPGLQKHFQAHLTLADGNPITLDVRPAALPVAYWLPVVLILQLALLLGCTWLAVRLAIRPLTRLARAVETLDPNAHPTPLDEHGPTEVAHAAAAFNQMQQRIAEYLKERMQILAAISHDLQTPITRMKLRAEFMEESADRDKLWSDLGEMEHLVREGVAYARSVHGATEASHRINLDAFLDSLVFDYQDMHKQVSITGKSALVLDTRPHALRRVLVNLLDNALKFAGSAELAVGSTPNGQLSISVLDRGPGIAEDELVRVMQPFYRVESSRNRGTGGTGLGLAIAQQLAVAIGGSLTLSNRAGGGLCAQIRLSL from the coding sequence ATGAAATGGCGGTTGGGTTGGCCGCGCACGCTGGCCTCGCAGTTGTCACTGATTTTCCTGATCAGCCTGGTGTGCGCCCATGGGTTGTCGTTCAGCGCGCAATTCTACGAGCGCTATATCAGCGCGCGCACCGCGATGCTCGGCAACCTGGAGAACGATGTGTCGACCTCGGTGGCAATCCTCGACCGCCTGCCCGCCAACGAGCGCGCCAGTTGGCTGCCGCGTATCGACCGCCAGAACTACCATTACCTGCTCAATGCCGGCGAGACCGGTGAGCCGATGAGCAGTGACGACGTGCCGATGGCCGCCACCTCGATTGCGGATGCGCTGGGCGAGCAGTACGCGTTGACCTTTCGCACCATTCCCGGCCTGCAGAAGCACTTCCAGGCGCACCTGACCCTGGCCGACGGCAACCCGATCACCCTCGACGTACGCCCGGCCGCCCTGCCCGTGGCGTATTGGTTGCCGGTGGTGCTGATCCTGCAATTGGCGCTGTTGCTCGGCTGCACCTGGTTGGCCGTGCGCCTGGCGATTCGCCCGCTGACGCGCCTGGCCCGCGCGGTAGAAACCCTCGACCCCAACGCTCATCCGACGCCGCTGGACGAACACGGCCCGACCGAAGTGGCGCATGCGGCGGCGGCGTTCAACCAGATGCAACAACGCATCGCCGAATACCTCAAGGAGCGCATGCAGATCCTCGCGGCGATTTCCCACGACCTGCAAACGCCGATTACCCGCATGAAACTGCGCGCCGAGTTCATGGAAGAGTCTGCCGACCGCGACAAACTCTGGAGTGACCTGGGGGAAATGGAACACCTGGTGCGTGAAGGCGTGGCCTACGCGCGCAGCGTGCACGGCGCTACCGAAGCCAGCCATCGCATCAACCTCGACGCGTTTCTGGACAGCCTGGTGTTTGATTATCAGGACATGCACAAGCAGGTCAGCATCACCGGTAAAAGTGCGCTGGTGCTCGACACCCGCCCTCACGCTTTGCGGCGGGTGTTGGTGAACCTGCTGGACAACGCGCTGAAATTCGCCGGCAGCGCAGAACTGGCAGTCGGCTCGACGCCAAACGGGCAGCTGTCGATCAGCGTATTGGACCGCGGACCCGGGATTGCCGAGGACGAACTGGTGCGCGTCATGCAGCCATTTTATCGGGTAGAAAGCTCACGCAATCGCGGCACCGGCGGCACCGGGCTGGGCCTGGCGATTGCGCAGCAACTGGCGGTGGCGATCGGTGGCTCACTGACTTTGAGCAATCGCGCGGGCGGTGGGCTGTGCGCGCAGATTCGGCTGAGCTTGTAG
- a CDS encoding MetQ/NlpA family ABC transporter substrate-binding protein → MLKKTALTLAALLASLSVSAADALRVAADPIPHAQILEYVQKIDPSLNLKIIEIPSGVNSNELLAHGDVDANYFQHLPFLNAQEQALGQKFAVAATVHIEPLGIYSHRHTRFAQVPDKGTVAVPNNVTNLSRALYLLQANGLITLKPGFNDASKEQATPKDIAENPKHLKILEIESPQIPRALDDVDLAVINGNFALEAGLVPAKDALGLEKAEGNPYANILVTTPKLVDDPRIKQLAKDLRSPEVATFISEKYAGSVIPVAAE, encoded by the coding sequence ATGTTGAAGAAAACCGCACTGACGTTGGCGGCATTGCTGGCCTCATTGAGTGTGTCGGCCGCCGATGCGCTGCGTGTCGCCGCCGACCCGATTCCCCATGCGCAGATCCTCGAGTATGTGCAGAAAATCGACCCGAGCCTGAACCTGAAAATCATCGAGATCCCCAGCGGCGTGAACTCCAACGAGCTGCTGGCGCACGGTGATGTCGACGCCAATTACTTCCAGCACCTGCCATTCCTTAACGCCCAGGAACAGGCCCTCGGCCAGAAGTTTGCCGTGGCCGCCACCGTGCATATCGAGCCGTTGGGCATCTATTCGCATCGCCACACACGCTTCGCTCAGGTGCCGGACAAAGGCACGGTGGCGGTGCCAAATAACGTCACCAACCTCAGCCGCGCCTTGTACCTGTTGCAAGCGAACGGCCTGATCACGCTCAAGCCGGGCTTCAATGACGCGTCCAAGGAGCAGGCCACGCCCAAGGACATCGCCGAGAACCCCAAGCACTTGAAGATTCTGGAGATTGAATCGCCGCAAATTCCACGGGCGCTGGACGATGTGGACCTGGCGGTAATCAATGGCAACTTCGCTCTGGAAGCCGGGTTGGTGCCGGCCAAAGACGCCTTGGGCCTGGAGAAAGCCGAGGGCAACCCGTACGCGAATATCCTGGTGACCACGCCAAAACTGGTCGATGACCCGCGCATCAAGCAGCTCGCCAAGGACCTGCGCTCGCCGGAGGTGGCCACGTTCATCAGCGAAAAATATGCGGGCTCCGTGATTCCGGTGGCGGCCGAATGA
- a CDS encoding LysR family transcriptional regulator, with product MKIDDIDAFVEVIRCQSISHAAESLQLTQPAITRRVQNFEQALGVELFDRNTKPLKPTLIGTRVYEQCRLILREMDALRELVATDAPPTGVLRLGVPQTIGDVVLLDALKHLRTEYADLRTQVATGWGSQLVGKIERGELDAAVALFPAGKIFPDNIVGESIGKMELVVVCAKAQLPKKPCKLADVYQNGWILNPDGCGFRAGLQRTLSDQGLALRVNLETFGTELQLGLVADGLGLGLVPRPLLERSAHREQLAVMPLKDFKPVMDLWLIYPHFLGNLQGPVDAFGKLVADSLHKIRNAA from the coding sequence ATGAAAATTGACGATATCGATGCCTTTGTCGAAGTGATTCGTTGCCAGTCCATCAGCCATGCCGCCGAGTCGTTGCAACTGACCCAGCCGGCCATTACCCGCCGCGTGCAGAACTTCGAGCAGGCGCTGGGTGTGGAGCTGTTCGACCGCAACACCAAGCCCCTCAAGCCTACGCTGATCGGTACGCGCGTTTATGAACAATGCCGGCTGATCCTGCGCGAAATGGATGCCCTGCGCGAACTGGTGGCCACCGATGCGCCGCCGACCGGCGTATTGCGCCTGGGCGTGCCGCAGACCATCGGCGACGTGGTGCTGCTCGATGCGCTCAAGCACCTGCGCACCGAATACGCCGACTTGCGCACGCAAGTCGCCACGGGTTGGGGCAGCCAACTGGTCGGCAAGATCGAGCGCGGTGAACTGGACGCGGCGGTGGCGCTGTTTCCGGCAGGCAAGATTTTCCCGGACAACATCGTCGGTGAGTCCATCGGCAAAATGGAGTTGGTGGTGGTGTGTGCCAAGGCGCAGTTGCCGAAGAAGCCGTGCAAGTTGGCCGATGTGTACCAGAACGGCTGGATTCTGAACCCGGATGGCTGCGGTTTCCGGGCCGGCTTGCAGCGCACCTTGTCTGATCAGGGGTTGGCATTGCGGGTGAACCTGGAAACCTTCGGCACCGAGTTGCAATTGGGGCTGGTGGCAGACGGTTTGGGCCTGGGGCTGGTGCCGCGGCCTTTGCTGGAGCGCAGCGCTCACCGTGAGCAGCTGGCGGTCATGCCGCTCAAGGATTTCAAGCCGGTGATGGATTTGTGGCTGATCTATCCGCATTTTCTCGGCAACCTGCAGGGACCGGTGGATGCATTCGGCAAGCTGGTCGCGGACTCGCTGCACAAGATCCGCAACGCCGCCTGA